The sequence TCATAGATGAAGCCGACGGTCAGAACGCCGAGGAAGGCCATCATCGACCAGAAGCCGTACCAGCCGAGGTCGCCGAACGCGACCGCCCAGGGGAACAGGAAGGCCACTTCGAGATCGAAGATGATGAACAGCAGCGCGACCAGATAGAAGCGGATGTCGAACTTCATGCGCGCATCGTCGAAGGCGTTGAAGCCGCACTCATAGGCCGACAGCTTTTCCGAATCGGGATTCTTGTAGGCGAGCAGGAACGGCGAAATCAAAAGCGCGAGGCCGATGACGAGCGATACCCCGATGAAGACGAGGATCGGAACGTAATCTCTCAGGAGCTCTTCCATGTCCTAATGTCCTTCCGCCGGGCCATTTCCGCTGCGGAGCCCTGTGCCCCATGCAACGCGTCCGGCCGCGCAAAGCGCAGCCGGTCCCTCTTTCCCGGCGATTGCGGCGGATGCGCGTGGAGGCACGCTCCCGCCAGTGCCCATGGGGCACGCTTAGCCCACGCACAAACGCAACGCAAGTCCGACGACGGTGTAATCGAAAGCGGTTTTTTGCAGGCGCGAAAGGCCCCTGCGTCAGTTTTTGCCCGAAAGCGGCGGACCATCGGCGGGCAGGCGCTTTGCGATGGCGGGCCATTCCTCCAGGAAGGCCGCCCGGGCGCGCCGCCCCGGCGAGCCGCGCTGGCGCGTCTCGTCCTGCACCAGCCGCACGAAGACGAGCCGCTGACCCTCGCGGCTCCCTTTCGCCTCGGCCCAGCCGACGAACCAGCCGAAGCCGCGCGAGCGGTCGAAACTGCCGTCCGCAAAGCGCGGATAAGCTCCGCCCGTCTTTCCGGTCAGCGTCCAGCCTTCGCCCGCCTCGAGCGACGGCAGCAGGGCCTCGGCCTGCGCCTGCGCGCTTTCCGACAGCGGCAGCGTGCGATTGAGCAATCCTGTCAGAAACAGCGCCTGCTCGCGGGCAGAGACCATCATGGAGGACGCGATCCAGGCGCGCTCCAGCCCGTTGTCCTCGCCCGGGTCGCCGGAAAAGTCGGCATTGCCGAAGCCGAGCGCGCTCGTGCGCTGCTCCAGCAGCGGACGGCCGAGCTTCCTGGCCATGCGCTGCGAATACCAGACGACGGAATGTTTCATCCAGTGCATGGGGTCGACGTCGCCGCGCCAGGGATCGCCGCCCCAGTCGACCTCGCCCCTGGCCCAGGTCCAGACCGGGGAATGCGGGCCGCTCAGCACGCCTTCCTCATAGCCGATGGCCGCGAGCGG comes from Stappia sp. 28M-7 and encodes:
- a CDS encoding class D beta-lactamase; the protein is MARITGGALAILVLGTLAPGGAAPAQAGVMCTMVIESASRSVLLEEGDCTRRVTPASTFKVPLAAIGYEEGVLSGPHSPVWTWARGEVDWGGDPWRGDVDPMHWMKHSVVWYSQRMARKLGRPLLEQRTSALGFGNADFSGDPGEDNGLERAWIASSMMVSAREQALFLTGLLNRTLPLSESAQAQAEALLPSLEAGEGWTLTGKTGGAYPRFADGSFDRSRGFGWFVGWAEAKGSREGQRLVFVRLVQDETRQRGSPGRRARAAFLEEWPAIAKRLPADGPPLSGKN
- a CDS encoding NADH-quinone oxidoreductase subunit A, whose amino-acid sequence is MEELLRDYVPILVFIGVSLVIGLALLISPFLLAYKNPDSEKLSAYECGFNAFDDARMKFDIRFYLVALLFIIFDLEVAFLFPWAVAFGDLGWYGFWSMMAFLGVLTVGFIYEWKKGALEWD